The following coding sequences lie in one Silvanigrella aquatica genomic window:
- a CDS encoding DUF692 domain-containing protein, translating to MLSGFRDLGVGVGLRPKHYNAFLTQKTQCVSWVEVISENYMNWNLPSKGYRPLNILEKVRSRYDVILHGVSLNIGSTDRVNMNYLKSLKDLIDKIEPAWVSDHLCWTGVQGENYHDLLPLPYTEEVLNLVVSKLHQVQDFLGQRILIENPSTYLQFKNSEMSEIEFLNLLTQNADCGLLLDINNVYVNSRNHSFNPLEYLKALPKDYVCQIHLAGHSNRGTHLIDTHDAPICDEVWELYRWSVSHFKNVSTMVERDDNIPEWEELQSEILKIAQIRKQENEQVLNINSSKEVC from the coding sequence ATGTTGAGTGGTTTTAGAGATCTTGGTGTGGGTGTTGGGCTAAGGCCTAAACATTACAACGCGTTTTTGACTCAAAAAACTCAATGTGTTTCATGGGTTGAAGTAATTTCAGAAAATTACATGAATTGGAATCTCCCTTCTAAAGGGTATCGTCCTTTAAATATTTTAGAAAAAGTCAGAAGTCGTTATGATGTTATTCTTCATGGTGTTTCTTTAAATATAGGATCAACAGATCGCGTAAATATGAATTATTTAAAATCTTTAAAAGATCTTATTGATAAAATTGAACCTGCTTGGGTTTCGGATCACTTATGCTGGACAGGGGTTCAAGGTGAAAATTATCATGATCTTTTGCCGTTGCCCTATACAGAAGAAGTTCTTAATCTTGTTGTTAGTAAATTGCATCAAGTGCAAGATTTTTTAGGTCAACGAATTTTAATAGAAAATCCGTCTACATATTTACAGTTTAAAAACTCTGAGATGAGTGAAATTGAATTTTTAAATTTACTTACCCAAAATGCAGATTGTGGATTATTACTTGATATTAATAATGTTTATGTAAATTCAAGAAATCATAGTTTTAATCCTCTTGAATATCTGAAAGCTCTTCCAAAGGATTATGTATGTCAAATACATTTAGCGGGTCACTCAAATAGGGGCACGCATTTAATAGACACACATGATGCTCCTATTTGTGATGAAGTTTGGGAACTCTATCGTTGGTCTGTTTCTCACTTTAAAAATGTGAGCACCATGGTAGAGCGCGATGACAATATTCCAGAATGGGAAGAACTCCAGTCGGAAATATTGAAGATAGCTCAAATAAGGAAACAAGAAAATGAACAAGTTCTCAATATTAACTCTTCAAAAGAGGTTTGCTGA
- a CDS encoding RNA polymerase sigma factor codes for MQNKLIYNFNSIEFIEKLRKKEHQAFNSLVNEYTEQIYRAALGLGFNQNDSKELTQIVWTTLYEVLPEFKGKSHIRTFIFGIFYNKACELRREQKKYQGTAIDEIINEQFDDNGKWTKPPIDPETFLLRAENKEFIEKCVNSLPKNLKMAFSLKEIEEKKNSEICKILNVSYTNLGVLICRAKNKLREIIGKKLKRDWKKFPKKNCCLPRKKELNCK; via the coding sequence ATGCAAAACAAATTAATATATAATTTCAATTCAATTGAATTTATAGAAAAGCTCAGAAAAAAAGAGCACCAAGCTTTTAACTCATTAGTCAATGAGTACACAGAACAAATTTATAGAGCCGCTTTAGGTTTAGGATTTAATCAAAATGATTCTAAGGAGCTAACGCAAATAGTTTGGACGACACTTTATGAAGTGCTGCCTGAATTTAAGGGAAAATCACATATCCGTACATTTATTTTTGGAATTTTTTATAATAAAGCATGCGAACTCAGAAGAGAACAAAAAAAATATCAAGGTACCGCTATTGATGAAATTATTAATGAACAATTTGATGACAATGGTAAATGGACAAAACCTCCCATAGATCCAGAAACCTTTTTGCTAAGAGCTGAAAATAAAGAATTTATTGAAAAATGTGTCAATTCTCTCCCTAAAAATCTTAAAATGGCTTTCTCATTAAAAGAAATTGAAGAAAAAAAGAATTCTGAAATTTGTAAAATTTTAAATGTCAGTTATACAAATCTAGGAGTTCTTATTTGTCGTGCCAAAAATAAATTACGTGAGATAATTGGAAAAAAATTAAAAAGAGACTGGAAAAAATTTCCAAAAAAGAACTGCTGCCTTCCAAGAAAAAAAGAATTAAATTGTAAATAA
- a CDS encoding MinD/ParA family ATP-binding protein, translated as MFDQASSLRELMRNAQKEKNIVPSNLIYQPKIPTVLAVSGGKGGVGKTLTTANLGLCMARMGMRTLLIDGDFGLANLDVVLNLRPQFTLDDVLCGERHLKDIIMTGAEGIRVIPSSSGVMKVPELDKLQKLMLLDQIESLDEEFDVVIIDTPAGVSKNVQYWTSSSSEVIMVVTPEPTSLADCYASIKILSQMTAEKTFKLIVNMVRNDIEAKKIYEKISSLSDEYLQVRVDYLGYIPFDESVRNSVRERVPYVQKYPFSSASQGLRDISRQIVTQGTVGQLKGTMQFFWRKMVSAHTPDILSYK; from the coding sequence GTGTTTGATCAGGCTTCAAGTTTAAGAGAGCTCATGCGTAATGCTCAAAAAGAAAAAAATATTGTTCCATCAAATCTGATTTATCAACCAAAAATTCCTACAGTGCTTGCTGTTTCAGGTGGAAAAGGTGGTGTTGGCAAAACCTTGACCACGGCAAATCTCGGGCTATGTATGGCGCGTATGGGCATGAGAACATTACTTATTGACGGAGATTTTGGTCTCGCAAATTTAGATGTTGTATTAAATTTAAGACCCCAATTTACGTTAGATGATGTTCTTTGTGGAGAAAGGCATTTAAAAGATATTATTATGACGGGTGCTGAAGGAATTCGCGTAATTCCTTCGTCGAGTGGGGTTATGAAAGTTCCTGAATTAGATAAACTACAAAAATTAATGTTATTGGATCAAATTGAATCATTAGATGAAGAATTTGATGTTGTTATTATTGATACACCTGCAGGTGTTTCAAAAAATGTGCAGTATTGGACTTCCTCTTCTTCTGAAGTGATTATGGTTGTAACGCCAGAACCGACAAGTTTAGCCGATTGTTATGCAAGTATAAAAATATTATCACAAATGACAGCTGAAAAAACTTTTAAACTTATTGTAAATATGGTTAGAAATGATATTGAAGCAAAGAAAATATATGAAAAAATATCGTCCCTTTCCGATGAATATTTACAGGTTCGAGTCGATTATTTAGGTTACATACCATTTGATGAATCGGTCAGAAATTCTGTGAGAGAAAGAGTTCCTTATGTACAAAAATATCCATTTTCATCAGCATCACAAGGCTTAAGAGATATCTCAAGACAAATTGTGACTCAAGGAACTGTGGGACAGCTTAAAGGAACAATGCAGTTTTTTTGGAGAAAAATGGTTTCAGCACATACACCAGATATTTTAAGTTATAAATAA
- a CDS encoding FliA/WhiG family RNA polymerase sigma factor: MSLSGAAQKKQLLNDSDEKQKQKRIPQNQTRAVPLTSDPMRNQIIMDYAPLIKYIAQKIAARLPSNIDLDDLFSAGVIGLMDAIDKYDPSRDNKFKTYAEFRVRGAMLDELRNQDWVPRSVRESNKKEDKAKLELEHRLRRPATEREVADYLEVPLEEYQERMGRTRVSMMSLEELGGTHTSDKKSLLDCLENPNSKNPFMQLKNKGVRDIIMKTVEELPEKQKLVLSLYYYEDLNLKEIGRILDVTESRVSQLHTQAVQKMKLKLRHLLQE; this comes from the coding sequence ATGAGTTTATCAGGAGCAGCGCAAAAGAAACAACTTTTAAATGATTCTGATGAAAAGCAAAAACAAAAAAGAATTCCGCAAAACCAAACGAGAGCTGTTCCTTTAACTAGTGATCCTATGCGTAATCAAATTATTATGGATTATGCTCCCTTGATTAAATATATTGCACAGAAAATAGCAGCCAGGCTTCCGTCAAATATTGATTTAGATGATTTGTTCTCTGCGGGTGTCATAGGTTTAATGGATGCTATTGATAAATATGATCCCAGTCGGGATAATAAGTTTAAAACATACGCGGAGTTTCGTGTGCGTGGCGCCATGCTTGATGAGTTGAGAAATCAGGATTGGGTGCCACGAAGCGTGCGTGAAAGTAACAAAAAAGAAGACAAGGCAAAATTAGAACTTGAGCATAGGTTAAGACGACCTGCTACCGAGCGTGAAGTTGCCGATTATTTAGAAGTTCCCCTCGAAGAATACCAAGAGCGTATGGGACGTACCCGTGTTTCCATGATGAGTTTAGAAGAATTAGGAGGAACTCATACAAGTGACAAAAAATCGTTACTCGACTGCTTAGAAAATCCAAATTCTAAAAATCCCTTTATGCAATTAAAAAATAAGGGAGTTCGTGATATCATTATGAAAACAGTAGAGGAATTACCAGAAAAACAAAAATTAGTATTGAGTCTTTATTATTATGAGGACTTAAATTTAAAAGAAATTGGCCGAATATTAGATGTTACAGAATCTCGTGTGTCTCAGCTTCATACTCAGGCTGTTCAGAAGATGAAGTTAAAGTTGCGGCACCTTTTGCAGGAATGA
- a CDS encoding SDR family oxidoreductase: MKILLTGSTGYIAKRLLPVLLEANYQVYCCVRDQKRFDEKKYSSPNLFVREVDFLDKKTLECIPEDIDIAFYLIHSMSSSIGDFEELEEISAINFKEKMQTTKIKQVIYLSGVVNEEVLSKHLKSRKNVENILSHSTYALTTLRAGIIVGSGSASFEIIRDLVEKLPIMIAPKWVNTKTQPISIHNVIDFLFGVIDRPETFNQSFDIGGPDILTYREMLLRFAKVRKLRRTIIVIPVMTPKLSSYWLYFVTATSYVLAKNLVNSMKVEVICKDNKLRDLLNIPMIDYETAIQIAFAKIEQNQVLSSWKDALTSNILHHGISQHLEVPSNGCYKDIRVLKSEDPDTSLIKIWSIGGNNGWYYGNKLWKIRGLIDQIFGGVGLRRGRKSQTDIAAGEALDFWRVLIADKASKRMLLYAEMKLPGEAWLEFKINSQNEVIQTATFRPLGLLGRLYWYSVWPFHGLIFQGMIDYIAHKNKN, encoded by the coding sequence ATGAAAATACTTCTCACAGGTAGTACGGGATATATTGCAAAAAGATTATTACCCGTCTTACTTGAAGCAAATTACCAAGTTTATTGCTGCGTTAGAGATCAAAAGAGATTTGATGAAAAAAAATATTCTTCCCCTAATTTATTTGTAAGAGAAGTTGATTTTCTTGATAAAAAAACTCTTGAATGCATTCCTGAGGATATTGATATCGCATTTTATTTAATACATTCCATGTCATCAAGTATTGGTGATTTTGAAGAACTTGAAGAGATTTCTGCTATAAATTTCAAAGAAAAAATGCAGACAACAAAAATAAAACAGGTCATTTATTTAAGCGGTGTTGTCAATGAAGAAGTTTTATCTAAACATTTAAAATCAAGAAAAAATGTTGAGAATATTCTTTCTCACTCTACTTATGCCTTAACAACATTAAGAGCGGGTATTATTGTGGGATCTGGAAGCGCTTCTTTTGAAATTATTAGAGATTTAGTTGAAAAATTACCTATTATGATTGCTCCCAAATGGGTTAATACTAAAACACAGCCGATTTCAATTCATAATGTGATTGACTTTTTATTTGGAGTTATTGATCGCCCCGAAACATTCAATCAAAGTTTTGATATTGGGGGTCCCGATATTTTAACATATAGAGAAATGTTGTTACGTTTTGCAAAAGTTCGAAAATTAAGGCGCACAATCATTGTCATTCCCGTGATGACACCAAAGCTTTCTTCATATTGGCTCTATTTTGTAACAGCTACATCTTATGTTTTAGCAAAAAATTTAGTAAATAGTATGAAAGTAGAGGTGATTTGTAAGGACAATAAATTAAGAGATCTTCTGAATATTCCCATGATTGATTATGAAACAGCAATACAAATTGCCTTTGCTAAAATTGAACAAAATCAAGTCTTATCAAGCTGGAAAGATGCATTAACAAGCAATATTTTGCATCATGGAATTTCACAACATTTAGAAGTTCCATCAAATGGATGCTATAAAGACATTCGTGTTTTAAAAAGTGAAGACCCCGATACTTCATTAATTAAAATTTGGTCTATTGGTGGCAACAATGGCTGGTATTATGGAAATAAATTATGGAAAATAAGAGGACTGATTGACCAAATATTTGGTGGCGTTGGTTTAAGACGGGGAAGAAAAAGTCAAACCGATATTGCCGCTGGTGAAGCCCTCGATTTTTGGCGTGTTTTAATTGCTGATAAAGCAAGTAAACGAATGCTTTTATACGCCGAAATGAAGTTGCCAGGCGAAGCTTGGTTAGAATTTAAAATCAACTCTCAAAATGAAGTTATTCAAACAGCAACTTTTCGCCCTTTAGGACTTTTAGGCCGATTATATTGGTATTCCGTATGGCCATTTCATGGATTGATTTTTCAAGGAATGATTGACTATATTGCACATAAAAATAAAAATTAG
- the flhF gene encoding flagellar biosynthesis protein FlhF, with product MEIRKFESFSLQDAIKLVKLEMGRDAVILSTKEKEIYSEELEKNCRIYEVTATPSATMTGKVISPKAGVGLPKVDFPKVKSKNETTVVKGDPSKYRSPLLSPTLSQLNPETRNMARSLANALNKDPVKDRLLSSESNKKSQLNENSETVEEMGVLKSEILKVRKELEALPQIDINEQVQEIKVLLHDIMREKYKQSSDIANSNITDIGIRLRSAGVSESFINQLTTWLITLDDPKTKEELLSSPEKAKDFYLSSAIKFIFKYLKVTGPFRTDQNRKKVICLVGPTGVGKTTTLAKIAAKLKVNDGKSVELISMDSFRIAAADQLRVYAKILECPFAELSDKNELIKYISKNNNHDYILIDTAGRSARVSEQMEALKGLLQVPLPIEFHLVMSCTMKQRDIDETIRGFKFLTPTSLIFTKLDESWAFGEILNSSIQNKIPLSYFTTGQRVPEDIEIASKERVVERLLKL from the coding sequence ATGGAAATTAGAAAGTTTGAATCTTTTTCCTTACAAGATGCCATTAAGCTGGTTAAACTTGAAATGGGTCGTGATGCTGTTATTCTTTCTACGAAAGAAAAAGAAATATATTCGGAAGAGCTTGAAAAAAACTGTCGTATTTATGAAGTGACAGCGACACCCAGTGCCACTATGACAGGGAAAGTAATCAGTCCAAAGGCAGGGGTGGGTCTGCCCAAAGTAGATTTTCCTAAAGTAAAATCTAAGAATGAAACTACGGTAGTGAAGGGTGATCCTTCTAAATATCGCAGTCCGTTATTGAGCCCTACCCTATCTCAGTTAAATCCTGAAACAAGAAATATGGCGCGATCTTTAGCGAATGCCTTAAATAAAGATCCCGTAAAAGATCGTCTTTTATCTTCAGAATCTAATAAAAAATCACAATTAAATGAGAATTCTGAAACCGTAGAAGAAATGGGAGTATTAAAATCAGAAATACTAAAAGTTAGAAAGGAATTAGAAGCGCTTCCTCAAATTGATATTAATGAGCAAGTGCAAGAGATAAAAGTTTTATTACATGATATTATGCGAGAAAAATATAAACAATCTAGTGATATTGCAAATTCAAATATTACAGATATTGGGATTCGTTTGCGGAGTGCAGGTGTTTCTGAAAGTTTTATTAATCAACTGACAACATGGTTGATCACATTAGATGATCCTAAAACGAAAGAAGAATTACTTAGTTCTCCTGAGAAGGCAAAAGATTTTTATTTAAGCTCTGCAATTAAATTTATTTTTAAATATTTAAAAGTAACAGGACCATTTCGTACCGATCAAAATAGAAAAAAAGTCATTTGTTTAGTAGGTCCTACTGGAGTTGGAAAAACCACAACACTTGCTAAAATAGCTGCTAAATTAAAGGTAAATGATGGGAAATCTGTGGAATTAATTTCAATGGATTCCTTTCGTATAGCTGCAGCCGATCAATTGAGAGTGTATGCAAAAATATTAGAATGTCCTTTTGCAGAATTATCGGATAAAAATGAATTAATAAAATATATTTCTAAAAATAATAATCATGATTATATTCTTATTGATACAGCAGGACGCAGCGCAAGAGTATCAGAACAAATGGAAGCATTAAAAGGTCTATTACAAGTTCCTTTGCCCATTGAATTTCATTTGGTGATGTCATGTACAATGAAACAAAGAGATATTGATGAAACAATTAGAGGATTTAAATTTTTAACGCCAACGAGTCTTATTTTTACAAAATTAGATGAGTCTTGGGCATTTGGTGAAATATTAAATAGCAGTATTCAAAATAAAATTCCTCTTAGTTACTTTACGACTGGGCAAAGAGTTCCTGAAGATATTGAAATAGCATCTAAAGAGCGTGTTGTAGAAAGACTATTAAAACTTTAA
- a CDS encoding NAD(P)/FAD-dependent oxidoreductase: MDEWDFIIVGGGAAGFFGAIACAENCSHARVLILEATPRILTKVKISGGGRCNVTHHQFDPKQLVRFYPRGQKELLGPFHKFQPKDTVNWFAEHGVELKVEEDGRMFPITNDSQTVINCLYDAAKNSGVTLRKNAMVQNISQTNSEFDITLKNSETLKAKYVLLATGSMPFGVKLAADLGHKLVSPVPSLFTFKMNHSLLQGLAGISFTQIRISLNFANNSFEYSQAGPCLVTHWGLSGPAVLKLSAFAARELHDSQYKANLNINWIYPLKTEQAIQKLEYCKCKSPKKKIINENPFSCVRRFWEAVLRECGIDENDLFAELTKKKLQDIANLLTNSNMLLMGKGEFKDEFVTAGGVAREEIDFRMMESKLTKGLFFAGEIIDVDGVTGGFNFQNAWTGAWLAGNTIATRLKELEN; this comes from the coding sequence ATGGACGAATGGGACTTTATTATTGTGGGAGGTGGTGCCGCTGGTTTTTTTGGGGCTATCGCTTGTGCCGAAAACTGTTCTCACGCCCGCGTGCTTATTCTTGAAGCTACGCCTCGAATTTTAACAAAAGTAAAGATTTCTGGTGGAGGGCGTTGCAATGTCACTCATCATCAATTTGATCCCAAGCAGCTCGTGCGATTTTACCCTAGGGGGCAAAAGGAATTATTAGGTCCTTTTCACAAGTTTCAACCGAAAGACACTGTAAATTGGTTTGCCGAGCACGGCGTTGAATTAAAAGTTGAAGAAGATGGCAGAATGTTTCCGATAACCAATGACTCTCAGACGGTCATAAATTGTTTGTATGATGCTGCTAAAAATTCAGGTGTGACTTTACGTAAAAATGCCATGGTACAAAATATTTCACAAACTAACAGTGAATTTGACATCACATTAAAAAATTCTGAGACTCTAAAAGCCAAATATGTCCTTCTTGCTACGGGTAGCATGCCCTTCGGAGTAAAATTAGCTGCTGATTTAGGACATAAACTAGTTTCACCTGTTCCCTCTTTGTTTACTTTCAAAATGAATCATTCCCTATTACAAGGTTTAGCGGGTATCAGTTTTACTCAAATTCGAATTAGCTTAAACTTTGCAAACAATTCATTTGAGTATTCTCAAGCAGGCCCGTGTCTTGTGACCCATTGGGGTTTAAGTGGTCCTGCAGTCTTAAAGCTATCTGCATTTGCAGCGCGCGAGCTACATGATAGTCAATATAAAGCAAATTTAAATATCAACTGGATTTATCCTTTAAAAACAGAACAAGCTATTCAGAAATTAGAGTATTGCAAATGCAAGTCTCCTAAAAAGAAAATAATAAATGAAAATCCATTTTCTTGTGTAAGACGTTTTTGGGAAGCAGTGCTGCGTGAGTGTGGAATAGATGAAAATGATCTTTTTGCTGAATTAACAAAAAAGAAATTACAGGATATTGCAAATCTCTTAACAAATTCAAATATGTTACTTATGGGTAAAGGAGAATTTAAAGATGAATTTGTTACGGCAGGTGGTGTGGCAAGAGAAGAGATTGATTTTCGCATGATGGAAAGTAAATTAACAAAGGGACTTTTTTTTGCAGGAGAAATTATTGATGTCGATGGTGTGACAGGAGGTTTTAATTTTCAAAATGCTTGGACGGGGGCTTGGTTGGCAGGAAATACTATTGCAACACGCTTGAAAGAATTAGAAAATTAA
- a CDS encoding response regulator encodes MGKYKPINKDSLILVVDDFPTMRKIVKSVLKQLGYQNIVEAEDGQLALNTLGVNPAIEFIVSDWNMPNMTGIELLKSVRAHKDERIKGLPFLMVTAEADKDNIVEAVKSGVSNYIVKPFNAATMKEKIDKIFVK; translated from the coding sequence ATGGGAAAGTATAAACCAATCAATAAGGATTCTCTCATCCTGGTTGTAGATGATTTTCCAACCATGAGAAAGATAGTGAAAAGTGTTCTTAAACAACTTGGCTATCAAAATATAGTGGAAGCGGAAGATGGACAGCTCGCCCTAAATACCTTGGGTGTTAATCCTGCAATAGAATTTATTGTGAGTGATTGGAATATGCCAAACATGACAGGTATCGAGCTTTTGAAATCAGTCAGGGCGCATAAGGATGAGAGAATAAAAGGACTTCCTTTTCTTATGGTAACAGCCGAGGCGGATAAGGATAATATTGTGGAAGCTGTAAAAAGTGGTGTCAGCAATTATATTGTTAAGCCATTTAATGCCGCTACTATGAAAGAAAAAATTGATAAAATCTTTGTTAAGTAA
- a CDS encoding GAF domain-containing protein, producing MSLQDVDLEQKRLRELYSFKLLDTPQDAELDEITKMASSLCETPIALISLIDQNRQWFKSKIGLEISETSRDVSFCEKAISDDEIFIVKNAIQDERFKNNPLVLNEPHIRFYAGYPLKTEKGYNLGTLCVIDKKERVLNENQINILKILSKNVVNYFELNKKKNEIDEAFKSLLKNQKLSLIANLSSRMTHDISNPLSIILNITKLMEDKIDNEEEIDIEEFKNFSSKIEKASLRIADSIRTMRLFSQRSEKESYKISYFKELIKNVIILFQKKMQENSIDFIMNEFPDFVISCKPMSLAHAFYNIILNLYDEVLNLEEKWIKINVEMNSESKNMTITCSNSSKGISEEIIDNIINNSFYLNEVIYLNLFGIYTAKKIIEEHSGQFLYDKNSINNKYIIIVPCNHKTGH from the coding sequence ATGAGCTTACAAGATGTTGATTTGGAACAAAAAAGATTAAGAGAATTGTATAGTTTTAAACTTTTAGATACTCCTCAAGATGCGGAATTAGATGAAATTACAAAAATGGCAAGTTCCTTATGTGAAACTCCCATTGCTCTTATTTCTTTGATAGATCAAAATAGGCAATGGTTTAAATCAAAAATTGGTTTAGAAATAAGTGAGACATCACGAGATGTTTCATTTTGTGAAAAAGCAATTTCAGATGATGAAATATTTATAGTTAAAAATGCCATACAAGATGAAAGATTTAAAAATAATCCCTTAGTTTTAAATGAACCTCACATTCGATTTTATGCAGGTTATCCACTTAAAACTGAAAAAGGATATAATCTGGGAACTCTTTGTGTGATAGATAAAAAAGAAAGAGTATTAAATGAAAACCAAATTAATATTTTAAAAATACTATCTAAAAATGTAGTTAATTATTTTGAACTCAATAAGAAAAAGAATGAAATAGATGAAGCATTCAAGTCATTGCTTAAAAATCAAAAGTTAAGTTTAATTGCAAATTTATCTTCGAGAATGACTCATGACATTAGCAATCCCCTTTCCATAATTTTAAATATCACAAAATTAATGGAAGATAAAATAGATAATGAAGAAGAAATTGATATAGAAGAGTTTAAAAATTTTTCTAGTAAGATTGAGAAAGCTAGTTTAAGAATTGCTGATAGTATTAGAACAATGCGTTTATTTTCTCAAAGATCGGAAAAAGAGTCTTATAAAATTTCATATTTTAAAGAGTTAATAAAAAATGTAATTATTTTATTTCAAAAGAAAATGCAGGAAAATAGTATTGATTTTATAATGAATGAATTTCCTGATTTTGTGATCTCTTGTAAACCTATGTCTCTTGCTCATGCTTTTTATAATATTATTTTGAATTTATACGACGAGGTTTTAAATTTAGAAGAGAAATGGATTAAAATAAATGTGGAAATGAACTCTGAATCTAAAAATATGACTATTACATGTAGTAATAGTAGTAAAGGAATTTCTGAAGAAATAATTGATAATATTATAAACAATAGTTTTTATCTAAATGAAGTTATATATTTAAATTTATTTGGTATTTATACAGCAAAAAAAATTATTGAAGAACATAGTGGCCAATTTTTGTATGATAAAAATTCAATAAATAATAAATATATTATAATCGTCCCTTGCAATCATAAAACAGGTCATTAA
- a CDS encoding ribonuclease domain-containing protein, whose product MFIKHVFKSIATTAMIFYLSFLHQNAKALLTTQSTDLSGLNNPPPKSDPYYIEGLGSYLFCVNKNDSSKWEWAKPNLNPNPKFTWAPRDENGYWIKGSLWIAQILNHDLHTGFKVHFEEDEKPSSRNTREIFRFRNLENDEHPHTEHHIRKKDSVHEELNNEVFASESDDYYEKLYSRELKWYNTISDDNFKDVHRNFIIQDKKLHHNYHLSRQSRESIHAREEFEKLRETFTIRWNYVCRELIQTCKNSFGDEFEHVAVASWAVARTDSAFIKAGDQICSNWKYKKGLALGKGWGIHLDEIFTGTALDILTGGPTKEPTLEVVIPNLPKPKVGIPTVRVPEVPVSRGGSKPSISGSSAGRGTKPVETTPAKPINKIVSKQKVLAPEQTGANNKAPKVTVRPDFDPNNNAADFPSLEKTKSKSEPVQEKETSQAEEEVQNNNDGFTEVPVKSVVPDRAYRISDKADLTQARYFGNFEKFLPVGDSRLPVNKRPQYVELDIPYDGQGARDAKRVVVDKNSGRRWYTKDHYGHFIEMRRLDVTPKNVKPK is encoded by the coding sequence TTGTTTATAAAACATGTATTTAAGTCTATTGCAACGACTGCAATGATTTTTTATTTATCATTTTTGCATCAAAATGCAAAAGCTTTACTGACTACTCAATCTACAGATTTGTCAGGTTTGAATAATCCTCCTCCCAAATCGGATCCTTATTATATTGAGGGATTGGGATCCTATTTATTCTGTGTGAATAAAAATGATTCCAGCAAATGGGAATGGGCTAAGCCAAATCTCAATCCAAATCCAAAGTTTACTTGGGCTCCTCGGGATGAAAATGGTTATTGGATAAAAGGATCTCTATGGATTGCACAAATTTTAAATCATGATCTGCATACGGGATTCAAAGTCCATTTTGAAGAAGATGAAAAACCAAGTTCAAGAAATACGCGTGAAATATTTCGATTTCGTAATTTGGAAAATGACGAACATCCTCATACAGAACACCATATTCGTAAAAAAGATAGTGTACATGAAGAATTAAATAATGAAGTTTTTGCAAGTGAATCAGATGATTATTATGAAAAATTATATTCAAGAGAGCTGAAATGGTACAATACAATTTCAGACGATAATTTTAAAGATGTTCATAGAAATTTTATAATACAAGACAAAAAGCTGCATCACAATTATCATTTATCGCGACAATCTCGCGAATCCATTCATGCAAGAGAAGAATTTGAGAAATTAAGAGAGACATTTACCATAAGATGGAACTATGTTTGTCGTGAACTCATTCAAACCTGTAAAAATTCCTTTGGAGATGAATTTGAACATGTGGCAGTTGCTTCTTGGGCAGTTGCTCGAACGGATTCGGCCTTTATCAAAGCAGGCGATCAAATATGCAGCAATTGGAAATATAAAAAAGGTTTAGCCCTTGGCAAGGGATGGGGCATCCATTTAGATGAAATATTTACCGGTACGGCGTTAGATATTCTTACGGGAGGGCCAACGAAAGAGCCCACACTTGAAGTTGTTATTCCTAATCTTCCTAAGCCAAAAGTGGGGATACCCACTGTTCGTGTTCCAGAGGTTCCTGTTTCGCGCGGGGGATCTAAGCCTAGTATAAGTGGGAGCTCTGCGGGGCGTGGTACAAAACCTGTAGAAACAACGCCAGCAAAGCCAATAAACAAGATCGTTTCAAAACAAAAAGTGCTAGCTCCTGAACAAACAGGTGCCAATAATAAAGCGCCTAAAGTAACTGTGAGACCCGATTTTGATCCAAATAATAATGCAGCTGATTTTCCTTCATTAGAAAAAACAAAATCCAAGAGTGAACCTGTACAAGAAAAAGAAACTTCACAAGCTGAAGAAGAAGTTCAAAATAATAATGATGGTTTTACTGAAGTTCCGGTAAAATCAGTTGTCCCTGATAGAGCGTATCGTATCTCTGACAAAGCAGATTTAACTCAAGCTAGATATTTTGGTAATTTTGAAAAATTCTTACCGGTAGGTGATAGTCGTTTGCCAGTAAACAAAAGACCACAGTATGTTGAATTAGATATTCCGTACGATGGGCAAGGAGCTCGTGATGCAAAGCGAGTTGTCGTTGATAAAAATTCGGGCAGAAGATGGTATACAAAAGATCACTATGGTCACTTTATTGAAATGAGACGCTTAGACGTAACACCAAAAAACGTAAAACCAAAATAA